Genomic window (Vigna unguiculata cultivar IT97K-499-35 chromosome 10, ASM411807v1, whole genome shotgun sequence):
GCTTATTTTATGAGGCAAATCAACATTAGGTAGGGTTGAGCTTGTGGTCACCTAATCCTAACACCCTCATCTCTACTTATAGGGCTTTCATGTTGTTGATGATTTTGGTTAACTTTATCATATTGTTAGACATCATTAACATTAATcacattcataattttttcaatcatacTTCATTAAACTATAGTTTGACCACCTAAAGTGATTTGTGCATGGTGATCAACTTCAAGCTATGACAATGGCATATGCCTAAAACATTCAATGTTCAATGACATTCTTACTAAACGATCATAAACATAGAGAAAGATAAGCTATGAATCCCATTAATAATATAACTCTATGAAAATTCATTTATATCACTAAACAAATAATGTATTGCATctcattaattttttagatttcttttacttattctttacattattttttatcatgtcCTCCAAACTATATTATCTAAAGGCCTCAACAATATTTATGTGTTCAAACTTGTATAACAACAACTCTTTGGTTAGAGCAAAAGAATACAATGCTTTGCAGATATTAACTTTAGAAATAAATGTTGTGCCATAATATGAAACTATTTTCATATGTATGAGTTCAATCAAAGCAAGATCAAAACAATCAATTGTCCAATACTAGAATGTCTTTCTTGACATCTCTTGACTTGAATGAGAGATGGTAATGGATATCATAAGTTTCCTTTACTAAGTAGAAACCAAACACTAATGTTCATTCCAACTTTTAGATATAATGTATcataattttgtatttctttcATGCTTGTGTAATACTCTTTCTGAGAACCTTAAAATCCTATGCTGTAAACATATTACCAGTATCATACCCTATAACATTGGAATGTGactctcactttcttttttAGCTATTAAGAGTATGTTTGAATTGTGAAACATGGATTGAAATTGGAGTGattgagaaaataataaaaatatgatgtatgGTATGTGATTTTGTTCTTATGTGTAACTAATATTAGCCTGAATAGGAAATTGGACATGATCCATCATGATCATCATGCAGACCACACAATCCATAGAAGGCCTTTCCAGAGCTGCTTCCTTTTccattttctaaattattaaaatcctCACTGGCTTTCCCGTACTTTCTCTCTCTCATGTCATGAgcgagaaagagagagaagaaagacaTAGAAAGGTGGGAGAGAGTCCCACAACTGTCTGTCCCCGCTGCTGGACAAAACTGCCACCGCCAATAATGCTTGGGACCTTGTAAACCAGACAAGTAACTTCTTCACTCTcgctctctttctctctttctctctttctctcacacACACTCACTTACCAACTCTTCACAACACTGTTTCAAATGCATCATCATCTCATTGCAAAGCATATCTCTTCTAACCCCAGTTGAGAAGTTTCCACCTTTCATTTCTTACCATATCCCTCTCTAACCCTCTTCCCATATCATCCCCTACTTTCTACTTCTGCTACTGTTCTGTGACCTGAAACTTGTTCCAAGCACaacatttattgttattatttatatataattattctctctctctctatatatatataagaggcTATACCAAAGCCACCAGAAACACAAAGGAATATATTGCGGGGGTGTTAGTTACTCATATGGGGTCTCGCTCTGCTTCTGCTTAGGGATTACATTTATTACCATTCTTTTGTTAGTATCACTACCATACGGAATGTTGGTCACCCTCATAGAGGCCTAAGGTAGCAGCAGCATTTAAGGCCTTATACTTTCATCACTGCTCAGCTTTGATGGAGAGGCTCCAAGGACCCCTCAATTCCTGTGTATGTGTTACTTACTCTACTGCTACTACTATATTATACTACTAATTAATACTACTACTTTCTAATTTTCTACTTACTTTCCTTACTCTCCCATCCACACCtttcctttcttcttccttttccttttcatcCAACCCCATTTCTGGATACAAGAAAAGTACTGCATTTACTCCTCAAAACTCTAGCATTAAATGCACCATTGCGTTACTATTTTCCTGAAAATACATGTATCTGCTCCCTTCTTTGACATTCCTCTTTAGTTCCTCTTTTATTACTCGCTTTTCTGTATACACTTACCCTCTTCTCCATTAATGGGACCGTATATTCcttccttctttctttttaattcacTTGGGTGTGAGAGTGAACTGAAACCAATACTTCATTCTCCTGCCATTATTTCTCACTCCATCTGCTAAATTCTTTCTCTTGCAGTTCTTTGGAGACCCCTTGGGAGTGAATTGTTTGGACCAAGTTCTGGTTGACGAAGAAACCCTCAGACTAGAGGAGGAAGAACGGTTTCTGATATCAAGTTTAGAGGACAAGATGCCTTTCCTTCAGATGCTTCAGAGTGTGGAATCCCCACAGTTTTTCCCTTTCAAAGAGCCAAACTTTCAAACACTTCTGAGACTGCAGCACATTAAGAAACCGTGGGAGGAAATGACCTATGTTCCAAGAATGGAAGCTCAAGTTCAAGCAGCATTGGAGCTAGAGAGTTGCGTGACGCATGACATGTTGGAGATGCAGTCACCAGTGAAGTCAGAAAGCAATGAGCTCCAACACCCACTTTCGTGTGTTGAGAAAGTGAGCTATGAGTGCAACCAGGAACCACAGAAAGTATCACAATCATGCCCCAAATCTCAGCCAGCAGCCACAAGGGAAAGGCGAAAGAGAAAGAGGACAAGGCCAAGCAAGAACAAGGAAGATGTGGAGAACCAACGCATGACCCACATTGCTGTTGAACGCAACCGGCGGCGCCAAATGAATGATCATCTCAGTGTTCTAAGGTCCCTCATGCCTCCTTCCTATATTCAAAGGGTATGCAACTTTTTTGTATACGGACTCCAATTGTCAACCCCGTTTTTTCAaagtaattttttgtttgtttactcAGGATAATTTGGAATTTTATTCTGataatttagataataaaaatttatatttaagatttaCAACATAAATCTCTgaagtaaaattgaaattcagaCTGGGAAAGTTTTTTCCCTTTCCAAGTCTCTTTTCTAGCTTTGTCCGTGCTAAAAATCCGACCTTTTTCAGTGTGGGATGCTGAAAAATATTGTCTTTgttttttaccctttttattGATACTGATGTATTGGATCATCATTCATGGGGTAGGGTGACCAAGCCTCAATAATTGGGGGTGCAATAGATTTTGTGAAGGAGTTGGAGCAGTTGCTTCAGTCCCTTGAGGCACAAAAAAGGATGAGAAAGAATGAAGAGGGAGGTGGTTCTTCTTCCAGTGTGTTGTGTAAGCCCCCTCCAACACCATCATCTTCATCACCACATGGCTATGGAATGAGGTCATCAAGCAGTGAGGAAGTGAACTGTGGGGATGAGATGAAGGCAGAAAACAAGTCAGAGACAGCAGACATAAAAGTGACCTTGATTCAAACCCATGTGAACCTGAAAATTGAGTGCCAAAGGAAACCAGGGCAATTGATAAAGGTCATTGTTGCTTTGGAGGACCTAAGGCTAACTATTCTGCACCTCAACATCACCTCCTCAGAGACTTCTGTCCTTTACTCCCTCAATCTCAAGGTATTACTATGTCTTTTCACctcaattcttttatttttaaatatggtcAACTCTACAAAGAGAGAGGAATCAAGTCAGTGTACTATTATTTTCTGACTTGCAATCTAAGCCAAACCTGCGTTCCCTATTTCCAACATTGTctacaaattataattataattacagGGAGAATTTCTTTTCGGACCTTTGGTAAACCACTATTCATTTAACATTAGTATATTCTTCCGACTGTACTACACTGAaactttttcctttctttaatTTGGGTGACAAATAATGGACTTTGGCGTGGTGTGGTAATAATGCAGATTGAAGAAGGCTGTAACCTACGTTCAGCAAGTGACATTGCAGAAGCAGTTCATCATATATTCAACTTCATTAATGGTAGCTAGAGAGCACACTAGCTCTCAGTCTTAGGGAGTGGCAGCAGAGGAATAAAGGACGAATCATTGCAAGGAAGATGGGGAAACGGGGAACACAGGGCATTCATTTCTTGTCTTCATATCAGTATGAGGTGTATAATGTTAGGTGGTAGCTGAGAGAGATaatagatgatgatgatgatggtacTGAAGCGTGGCTAAGGCATGTGATGTATATTATTGTTCGCTGCTCCAATGGTTTCTCTTGTGTttgatttaatgaaaaatgttaGTTTTTGTTGTATAATGTTGTGGTGAATTCTTGTTAACATGTTTTTTTGGTGCATTGGAATGTGGTAGGGTCCATGAGAAGAAGGAAGGacccacttttgaaaattttggagtTCTCATCATTACGAATTACTAGGAGGGAATGATGCTTCTCTTTTTATATTGACTTTGCGTGATAGCCGTATACTATAAAAGatgtttcataatatatatgatGGCTTCTTTTCGGCCTCCTCCAGTTCATGCCAGCATCATCCATTTTGCCATTATCTAACCAAATAAATCATGCACCATACTGCaaccaaaaagataaaaaaagtgaaCTTTTTATAAGTTTGTTTAGTTTTGTCATATAAATAAACAATCTTGTATAAATGACTGTCTACACagaaaagtgaaagaaaaaaaaaatcaactttgTTCTGATATGAGATGGAGAAGTTATAATTGAAGGCCATCACGATATTCTCCTTGAAAAGACAGAATGTACACTTGGGAgttatattgaaataatatgGTATTTATGTTACCTATGATTAAGACATAGATGACAAGGACATGTGTctataatcttaaaataaaggttatatatatatgtacaatGGTATTCTCAGAATCGATAATTTCCTAAATTCAAACTTATTGTCGTATTTGTGAACAACCCCTCCATCCAAGTCACAGACCTTAGTTCTATCCGTTTAACAGAAACACAGCAATGCAATTGTTAGAgacaagagaagagaaaaaagattAGTATTTTGATGATTTGGAAGTGAGAGAAGAGTGAGGTTGAGAATGAAGTAGCGGAAGGGAGCCATATCGGGTGAGACAGAGGATAGCACGAAGCCTTGTTGAGAGCAGTTTCAGGTTTGAAAATGGGGTGTTTTGGTGTGAAATGGTTCGTGCATTTTTGGTGATTAGCATCATTGGAGGCAAGgggaaggagaaaaaaaaaaaggaaaaagaggaGAGTGACGTGGTGGAAAATTGGCTATGGTGAAAGGTGTTTGACGAGAAGGTGTGTGAAGGGTAGGGTGAAGTCAACATAATGATGAAGGGGCAGTCCCTATCTCACAGCCCCACACCACAGCACACCCTGTCTTCtctctcactcactcactcatcaatttatcattataatataatatatttgtctcTCCCAGAAAgcaagtttcattcttttttaaacTTGGATTAGATAACTTTCGTTGAAGCTCAAAAAATACCTGTGTAAGTATTGTAATGAAGTAAAGGGTGGTGTTGTCTTGTTTAAAGTAATCAACTTTTGTTATTTGTAGGAACTAAATCCACATTGGTGGGTCTGAGATATAAAATTAgagaataaaatgaaagatttgTCTTTCATTGTGATTGTGAATGAGAGAGAATGGGTTAGAGAGGAACAAAAGTAGCAGCCATCCCCATGTGCAAGTGTGTCAGAAGGACAAAACCACCCTCTCCTTTTCAGGCCCAACCCCAGCCTCAGTCCTATTCATTTTTGGTCCTCGAGTTGCTGGTGCCTACTGGTGTACCTCTTTTTCCATTGTTCATTCATGCCTTTCTCTTGTtacctttttctcttcttttcttttcctttgtgTCTCCCAATTAATTTTCACAACCCCATCATCATCCCttcccaggccacttactttttcttcctcttttctcTTCATTCATCACTCATCATTACCACCTTTGCTTCTTCTACTACAGTACTATTCTTCACAATCATCCATTACCTTATTTTAGATATCAGAGTTCACCAAGTCAAGCCACGCCCATACAAGCACAAATTTCTTGGCTGGTCCAGTTTCAGAATGTCTTGTTTAAGTTAATTGTCAAATATTTAATCAGTAATTAAGTTTTTTACATTGACGTTATAATATAGTTTGAAAACCTTGTCAAAATTTAAGTGTATCAAAATTtagactattttttattttaaatttctctgaTTTTGATACATAGATTTTAATGGTGGAGAGATCTTAATTTTGAGAGACATGCGTTAACATCAATTTTCTTGGCTGGTTCAGTTTGAGAATTGCCAGACAGATATTTTGTTACAGTTAATTGCCAATTCAAGGAATTTATTATAGATAGATGAGAGCTCCCCAAACGTTTAAGCAAACATGGCAATGATCACGGGTTTCATGTACACAATTGCACAACTTTAACTTTCCAATCATTTTTCTCTGATATTGACATGGAGGAGAAAGTTAAGATTGAAAATGCAAATTTTTGAACCTTCTTATCACATTTTTCTATTAATCATCTTACTTACCTTAAATGTTATTCCTTTTTTATGTTTGTAAGGCATCGGATATGTTTTACCTTTTTGTGAACTATAGGAATAGGAATGTAGAATGTGATATAGATTGTAAAATGATAGTAGATGGAATTCTTTAACCAAAGAATGATGTACCTAAATTTAGTGTCATCCTTGAACATCATAGGCATATGTTAACTTTAAATCTAAACATTAGAATTTGCTTTTATTAAAAGACAATCCCTAACAAGGGTGGCTATATACACTTCCGATCCTAGTCCCCTATTCTATTCTAACTTGCATTAAAACTTCCTAATAATGCCATGGAAATTATACAATTGTTtctgtaaaaaataaaaaacttttgtttttatttaatgttttaatataaaatactaaaaataaactagATGAGTTTTGTAAAAAGAAATTGTTGTGGATGAAGTAGCTTCCCCAATTAAATGCCCCCCTTCAACCATATTATCAACCACTGAGTGAGATGATGAATTCTATTGACATTATTACACATAAAAACATGTCAAATTTTCTGAAAAGCTCGTTCATACAAAGTTTTATtgcaaagaaataatttatcaattatAGGAAACAAAGTTTTATTGCAAAGTATAATTTATCAATTATAGGAATCTTGCTTTGCATGGAGCCACAGTGTCCTCGGGCAACGCACACTTTGACATTAATGAACCCAGAAGAAGGAAAAATGGTCAGAAGTTCTTGGACTAAGCAACTTTTATTGGAAAAGAAGAGACATCCTTCGAACTTCACGCTAATTAGTCTCGTATTTTCATTCTATCATTAGTATGATTAATGTATAGGATATCGAAGAAGTAGAGTAGTAGAgcacatttttttcataacgtatctttttattaaataactcTATCAATGAGAAAGTGAAAGTATATATTCAACTTATAGGATTAGATATATTATTTCCATAACTTTGACATATTTTAGCACgctattaaaaataaacagcCAGcttttactaaataaaaatttataatttttgaatcttctaaaagtttttatttttttaaaaaataatttgttttcaaacatGCTATATCCAATGGAGAAATGCATTCTCTCCTGGcttttctttctaaaattattttaacaaaaataaatcaattagaaacaaaaaaaaaaaactttatcaaTGCCAATTTCTACAACTATCAAACAAAAAGCTAAGAACTAGGATTTCTCAAAcctaattaacttctcaccATTTTGATATAGAAACATTTTACTAGATACATTATTTATATCTCTATCTATCTAGGATAAGAAAAGACACACAGGAGTAGCATTAGCCCTTCAACGAAGTACTTTTTTAGCATTATTTGGTAGAGATAAATTTGGATTTTACTTAATTATGGGGTTTACATAAACTAGCTAAAACCCATGGTAGGTGTTGGTTTAGCTATGATAACTCCAACACCTATAACTATGGCTAATGGTTTGGACCAAAATCAGAAGGCATGGCCATGGGTTATCCTCTCTTGGGACCGCACTGCGACCATTTTATCAGAATCAGAATCTGCACATTATTGACCTTCGTACACAACactattcttcttcttctcattattttgCTACTTAACCCCTCACCGGTTACGTGACTATATATATGCATAATGCATGTATAAGACTACTTTCCTCACAGGTTGGTGATGGAGATGGGACGATGCGTAAAATCAAACTCCATTTTTCTTTtagacaaataaaataatacgttgcttttttatcattatttttgtaaaaacgACCATGGACAATTTCTATTCTCATCCTTAAAGCACCAAATTCAAACTAATTTTGACCACTGACAACTTATACATGCTCAGCACAGTATAAGTTGATGTTTGGTTTAATCTTACTCCACCACCAATCACTTCTATTTTTGCTAAGCTTGACGAAAGTTTAAGTTCAGAGAAACAAGTTAAATTTGAACTTTggtactttttctttcttttctaatttaGCAATTTTCTTATTCAACCAATTTAGAttacaagtatatatatattttttttaagaagatCCAAGCGCACTAGGTTAGAAATAATCTTTGTTGGAACAATTGGTTATCGAAGGAGTTTGAATAAAGTCTACATATCTAATTACTatcttggttttttttttctttattacgTTTGAATAAAGTTTAGGGTCACCTTCTTCAGCTTATCTTAATCTTTGGTACAAAATATAAACTGGGTCGATTTTTGGTCTAGGTTggtgataatgttaatttttaccattatccaagctatattttattagcaaaatcatctcttccaaagcatttaacctacttaatcctcaattttaccttacttttgtaaataaatacattttgggttacatttatcaaaatataccactaatccccattttttgtgtcctttttgtagatgggaagctttgtccaaaaatccagattaatgagtgacccggaatagcaaggagaagaagaaaaatgtcaacaggaagcgcctGGCGACATGAAGCAAGCGCCTGGCGACACGAAGCAAGCGCCAGGCGGAACAGACCGCCAGTCAAGTGCCAACCAAGCGCCAGCCAGGCGCCCCTGTtacgaaccgcctggcggtaactgGACACCGCCGGGCGGTAGCTGCCAGTTTTGCCCCCTGTTTACTtgataccgcctggcggtgagacccttccACCAAGCGCCAGTGttcgctgatgtggcaagttggctccttttcttctgttttcgcgaggggaaaAGGATCTTTGGCAATTTGGAGGCACGAAGAAcacatttggagagcttggaggagtgctagggcttgtgggaacagctccatcttcctctttgtatctctttctcttccatctcttccatttttaagcttgagctctccatggtaatggagagctaaacccatttttgttggggttagatgtagccacgaaactcttgtgtaaatgcaaatgttttgattatatatatgactctttcattaattgctagtcttcttatttcttcacgtaaagcttgcattgatttagccatctcttgcatgatttttggttcatggggtgtgaaaatatcttttgaaacctagatttggaataagagaactcaatggagcttgtacctaggaatggggcttgacccattggttgtcttaagcctttgtgcataaagcaaatttgcttattaagagttcaaggaattgacttttaataaggaaatttaggctcaatctattaaggaattagggtttgagtaatattgtgggttggcattagcatattaatgaagaggatgttaaattgtagttgcatgagagcatagttggtgaattctaaccccggcaatatcaagtcatatcatttctaatcttttccattcactaagtgcctttaacttccaaagttcaattttaattatttatgcaaagtttaatttcatacattaaaactcaaaatatggatttattcgttagtttaaattagtcactaatttcgcaaatatttagtatacacgagtctcttgggaaacgatatcccggtcttaccggttactacttgtgcgacttggtacacttgccaaagtcctaacaagtttttggcgccgttgccggggacccgtgtctaatactagacttttgtgtgatttctgACTTATTTAGACTTAAACTCTTTTGTGCATATTTActgtttttgtttacttttatacGCACATTAATTTTAGGCTAACTTGTAGTTCGAGCTTGCTTTTGTTGTTGCTCTATAGTTTATGCAGGGTAGGATCTGTACAAGGAGGACTGCATCTTTAGAACCACTCCTTGTTGATCCCGAGATAGAGAAAACTGCCCGCAAAAACAATAGTGCCACAAGGAGAAGACGAGCTCAAGCACAACAAGTTGCCCATCACTCTTCTGCTTCAGACACTCTTTCATCT
Coding sequences:
- the LOC114166225 gene encoding transcription factor bHLH70-like isoform X2 produces the protein MPFLQMLQSVESPQFFPFKEPNFQTLLRLQHIKKPWEEMTYVPRMEAQVQAALELESCVTHDMLEMQSPVKSESNELQHPLSCVEKVSYECNQEPQKVSQSCPKSQPAATRERRKRKRTRPSKNKEDVENQRMTHIAVERNRRRQMNDHLSVLRSLMPPSYIQRGDQASIIGGAIDFVKELEQLLQSLEAQKRMRKNEEGGGSSSSVLCKPPPTPSSSSPHGYGMRSSSSEEVNCGDEMKAENKSETADIKVTLIQTHVNLKIECQRKPGQLIKVIVALEDLRLTILHLNITSSETSVLYSLNLKIEEGCNLRSASDIAEAVHHIFNFINGS
- the LOC114166225 gene encoding transcription factor bHLH57-like isoform X1, with product MERLQGPLNSCFFGDPLGVNCLDQVLVDEETLRLEEEERFLISSLEDKMPFLQMLQSVESPQFFPFKEPNFQTLLRLQHIKKPWEEMTYVPRMEAQVQAALELESCVTHDMLEMQSPVKSESNELQHPLSCVEKVSYECNQEPQKVSQSCPKSQPAATRERRKRKRTRPSKNKEDVENQRMTHIAVERNRRRQMNDHLSVLRSLMPPSYIQRGDQASIIGGAIDFVKELEQLLQSLEAQKRMRKNEEGGGSSSSVLCKPPPTPSSSSPHGYGMRSSSSEEVNCGDEMKAENKSETADIKVTLIQTHVNLKIECQRKPGQLIKVIVALEDLRLTILHLNITSSETSVLYSLNLKIEEGCNLRSASDIAEAVHHIFNFINGS